A single Desulfovibrio piger DNA region contains:
- a CDS encoding DASS family sodium-coupled anion symporter: protein MSSEITMKSLEFQLKPKPGLAVLVVFLALWFCPPPPGLTLQAWHVFVTFVCTILGFLTKPLPLGAIVMLALTVLAGTRTLTVPQTLSGFGNHSVWLIVMAFFISRGFAKTGLGRRIGYTFIKLLGNTTLGLAYAIGFTNYCLAPAMPSSTARSGGTVCPLTIAVAKAYGSDPATGTERKIGSYLLFTAFQTNYPVGAAFMTAMAGNTLAASMAADLGVQITWLSWFIAALVPALVSICSVPLALYVFYPPEIKKSPEAREMARQKLAEMGPMSLPEKMMLCAFIILLSLWVFGTMLGVHATIAAFVGIMFLVLVGVLTWKDVLSERGAYDCLIWFAGLIMMASYLNKLGVIKWITGGMSGMLAGLPWPVVIFVLAMSSMYLAYCFASSTAMVSAVYAAYLTIALANGVPPELGAMIIAIFINLQACLTYYSGGSAPIFYSTGYIPSGDWLRVGFLVSLVHIVVWFGVGAIWWKIIGLY from the coding sequence ATGTCTTCTGAAATCACCATGAAATCACTGGAGTTCCAGTTGAAGCCCAAGCCTGGCCTCGCCGTGCTGGTCGTTTTCCTGGCGCTCTGGTTCTGCCCGCCCCCGCCAGGCCTGACGCTCCAGGCCTGGCATGTGTTCGTCACCTTCGTCTGCACCATTCTGGGCTTTCTCACCAAGCCGCTGCCGCTCGGGGCCATCGTCATGCTGGCCCTCACCGTCCTGGCCGGCACGCGGACCCTCACCGTGCCGCAGACCCTGAGCGGCTTCGGCAACCACAGCGTCTGGCTGATCGTCATGGCCTTCTTCATCTCCCGGGGCTTCGCCAAGACAGGCCTGGGCCGGCGCATCGGCTATACCTTCATCAAGCTGCTGGGCAACACCACGCTGGGCCTGGCCTACGCCATCGGCTTCACCAACTACTGCCTGGCCCCGGCCATGCCGTCCAGTACCGCCCGCTCGGGGGGCACGGTATGCCCGCTGACCATCGCCGTGGCCAAGGCCTACGGCAGTGACCCGGCCACCGGCACGGAACGCAAGATCGGCTCCTATCTGCTGTTCACGGCCTTCCAGACCAACTATCCCGTGGGCGCGGCCTTCATGACCGCCATGGCCGGCAATACCCTTGCCGCCAGCATGGCGGCCGACCTGGGCGTGCAGATCACCTGGCTGTCCTGGTTCATCGCCGCCCTGGTGCCCGCGCTGGTGAGCATCTGCTCCGTCCCGCTGGCCCTGTATGTCTTCTATCCCCCCGAGATCAAGAAGAGCCCCGAGGCCCGCGAGATGGCCCGGCAAAAGCTGGCGGAAATGGGCCCCATGTCCCTGCCCGAAAAGATGATGCTCTGCGCCTTCATCATCCTGCTCAGCCTCTGGGTGTTCGGCACCATGCTGGGCGTGCATGCCACCATCGCCGCCTTTGTGGGCATCATGTTCCTGGTCCTGGTGGGCGTGCTGACCTGGAAGGACGTGCTGTCCGAACGCGGCGCCTATGACTGCCTGATCTGGTTCGCCGGCCTGATCATGATGGCCAGCTACCTGAACAAGCTGGGCGTCATCAAGTGGATCACCGGCGGCATGAGCGGCATGCTGGCCGGGCTTCCCTGGCCCGTGGTCATTTTCGTCCTGGCCATGAGCTCCATGTATCTGGCGTACTGCTTTGCCAGCTCCACGGCCATGGTGAGCGCCGTCTACGCGGCTTACCTGACCATCGCCCTTGCCAACGGCGTACCGCCGGAACTGGGCGCCATGATCATCGCCATCTTCATCAACCTGCAAGCCTGCCTCACCTACTACAGCGGCGGCTCCGCGCCCATCTTCTACTCCACGGGCTACATCCCCTCGGGAGACTGGCTGCGGGTCGGCTTCTTGGTCTCGCTGGTCCACATCGTGGTCTGGTTCGGCGTAGGCGCCATCTGGTGGAAGATCATCGGCCTGTATTAG
- a CDS encoding FAD-binding protein: protein MNASHPELTFEEKAKLLQDFHPDFNVKVKTPLRVGANIGDLAPQEMARQIEAPSRISASDVDLSKVDYDTDILVIGCGGAGLSAALTAHAAGARVMLTTKLRMGDSNTIMAEGGIAAATNPEDSPAIHYVDTIIGGRGTNVKELVEVLVTEAPFIVDWLSSLGVNFDRKADGSLFNHRPGGHSRRRSHSIKDLTGLEIMRVMADEVRNRNIPVLEFCPALELIKDEKGQCAGAVLQNLDTGRLLVVRAKSVIMATGGMGRLHPLGFPTSNHYGATADGIVMGYRAGAKLIYIESVQFHPTGTAWPEQLLGLLISEALRAQGAQVLNVDGQTFAANLETRDALAAAIIRECNSRGKGVETPAGIVGAWLDTPLIDMIHGPGTFQRRFAGIYSRFMGYGINPLEEPILVYPTQHYQNGGMTITPNGETTVPNLYAAGEVSGGVHGQNRLGANSLLDIFVFGRRSAEHAARHVRNVTLGKLTLKHLDEFSENLREAGIKTDVRSPMLLPDYRFENALTKITHIEAE, encoded by the coding sequence TTGAATGCTTCGCACCCTGAATTGACCTTTGAAGAAAAAGCCAAGCTGCTTCAGGACTTCCATCCTGACTTCAACGTCAAGGTCAAAACGCCCCTGCGGGTCGGCGCCAACATAGGGGATCTGGCCCCGCAGGAAATGGCGCGCCAAATCGAGGCCCCCAGTCGCATCTCCGCTTCCGATGTGGACCTGAGCAAGGTTGATTACGATACCGACATACTGGTCATCGGCTGCGGCGGTGCGGGGCTTTCCGCCGCCCTGACCGCCCATGCCGCCGGCGCCAGGGTCATGCTGACCACCAAACTGCGCATGGGCGACTCCAACACCATCATGGCCGAAGGCGGCATCGCCGCGGCCACAAACCCCGAAGACAGCCCGGCCATCCACTATGTGGACACCATCATCGGCGGCCGCGGTACCAATGTAAAGGAACTGGTGGAAGTGCTGGTCACCGAAGCCCCCTTCATCGTGGACTGGCTGTCCTCCCTGGGCGTCAACTTTGACCGCAAGGCCGACGGTTCCCTGTTCAACCACCGCCCCGGCGGCCATTCGCGCCGGCGTTCGCATTCCATCAAGGACCTGACCGGTCTGGAGATCATGCGCGTCATGGCTGACGAAGTGCGCAACCGGAACATCCCCGTCCTGGAATTCTGCCCGGCCCTGGAGCTCATCAAGGACGAGAAGGGCCAGTGCGCCGGTGCCGTCCTGCAGAACCTTGATACCGGACGCCTGCTGGTCGTGCGTGCCAAATCGGTCATCATGGCCACAGGCGGCATGGGGCGCCTGCACCCGCTGGGCTTCCCCACCTCCAACCACTACGGGGCCACGGCCGACGGTATCGTCATGGGCTACCGTGCCGGCGCCAAGCTGATCTACATCGAATCGGTCCAGTTCCATCCCACGGGCACGGCATGGCCGGAACAGCTGCTGGGCCTGCTCATTTCCGAAGCGCTGCGCGCCCAGGGCGCCCAGGTGCTGAACGTGGACGGCCAGACCTTCGCGGCCAATCTGGAAACCCGTGATGCCCTGGCGGCGGCCATCATCCGCGAATGCAACTCCCGCGGCAAGGGCGTCGAAACACCGGCGGGCATCGTGGGCGCCTGGCTGGATACGCCGCTCATCGACATGATCCACGGCCCCGGCACGTTCCAGCGCCGTTTTGCCGGCATCTATTCCCGCTTCATGGGCTACGGCATCAACCCGCTGGAAGAGCCCATCCTCGTCTACCCCACCCAGCATTACCAGAACGGCGGCATGACCATCACCCCCAACGGGGAGACCACCGTTCCCAACCTCTACGCGGCTGGCGAAGTTTCCGGCGGCGTGCACGGCCAGAACCGCCTCGGGGCCAACTCCCTGCTTGACATCTTCGTCTTCGGCCGCCGCTCGGCGGAACATGCGGCCAGGCATGTCAGGAACGTCACCCTGGGCAAGCTGACCCTGAAGCATCTGGACGAATTCAGCGAGAACCTGAGGGAAGCCGGCATCAAGACCGATGTGCGTTCACCCATGCTCCTGCCAGATTACCGCTTTGAAAATGCGCTGACCAAGATCACCCACATTGAAGCGGAATAA
- a CDS encoding GDSL-type esterase/lipase family protein — MAPRSTTETFFFFGDSLTLGVNDNAMPGGWISRLVLLGSRAGWYDMPPATFYNLGVRRHTSTDMAARWQAEVAARQIPGTINHLAFCPGVVDMSPARMRPVDEVCATVMQMLDQASALGAVLLICPPPVKEPAMRQRIASLCEAYVTACARKGHPCADVHAALAASPEYMDDLEDGLHPGPQGSALMARLLAEVPAVRRFFLTAKQDD, encoded by the coding sequence ATGGCTCCCCGTTCCACTACGGAAACGTTCTTCTTTTTTGGTGATTCCCTGACCCTGGGCGTCAATGACAACGCCATGCCCGGCGGCTGGATCAGCCGCCTTGTGCTGCTGGGCTCCCGGGCCGGCTGGTACGACATGCCGCCCGCCACCTTCTACAACCTGGGCGTGCGCCGCCACACCTCCACGGACATGGCCGCCCGCTGGCAGGCCGAAGTGGCGGCCCGGCAGATCCCCGGCACCATCAACCATCTGGCCTTCTGCCCGGGCGTGGTGGACATGTCCCCCGCCCGGATGCGGCCGGTGGACGAGGTCTGTGCCACGGTCATGCAGATGCTGGACCAGGCATCGGCCCTGGGAGCGGTCTTGCTTATCTGCCCGCCTCCTGTTAAAGAGCCCGCCATGCGCCAGCGCATCGCCTCGCTCTGCGAAGCCTATGTGACGGCATGTGCCCGCAAGGGACATCCCTGTGCCGATGTGCACGCCGCTCTGGCGGCCTCGCCCGAGTACATGGATGATCTTGAGGACGGCCTGCATCCCGGCCCGCAAGGTTCTGCCCTGATGGCCCGTCTGCTGGCCGAAGTCCCGGCCGTGCGCCGCTTTTTTCTGACCGCCAAACAGGATGATTGA
- a CDS encoding 4Fe-4S dicluster domain-containing protein, translating to MSEASNGTYTIHILGKKYEVPAGLTIMKSIEYAGYRLTHGCGCRGGVCGACATIYRMENDTKWHICLACQTNAADGMHLVQLPYVPSYRASYDVTKEECTPETVARFYPTLKRCMGCNTCTNTCPISLPVLDYVSAIIQGDFETAKELSIECISCGMCAARCPGELAPMNMALMVRRLMGRAAHKNTPEFQQRLTDIRNDKFKAEITKYKGMTKEDLQVVYKEFQSTKGASV from the coding sequence ATGAGCGAAGCAAGCAACGGCACCTATACCATCCATATCCTGGGGAAGAAGTACGAAGTCCCCGCCGGGCTGACCATCATGAAGTCCATTGAGTACGCGGGCTACCGCCTCACGCACGGCTGCGGCTGCCGCGGCGGCGTCTGCGGCGCCTGCGCCACCATCTACCGGATGGAAAACGATACCAAATGGCACATCTGCCTGGCCTGCCAGACCAATGCCGCCGACGGCATGCATCTGGTGCAGCTGCCCTATGTGCCTTCCTACCGGGCCAGCTATGACGTGACCAAGGAAGAATGCACGCCCGAGACCGTGGCCCGCTTCTACCCCACCCTCAAACGCTGCATGGGCTGCAACACCTGCACCAATACCTGTCCCATCAGCCTGCCTGTGCTGGATTACGTTTCGGCCATCATCCAGGGCGACTTTGAGACCGCCAAGGAACTTTCCATCGAATGCATCTCGTGCGGCATGTGCGCCGCCCGCTGTCCGGGCGAGCTGGCCCCCATGAACATGGCCCTGATGGTCCGCCGTCTGATGGGCCGGGCCGCCCACAAGAACACGCCCGAGTTCCAGCAGCGCCTGACGGATATCCGCAATGACAAGTTCAAGGCCGAGATCACCAAGTACAAGGGCATGACCAAGGAAGACCTCCAGGTCGTCTACAAGGAATTCCAATCCACAAAAGGAGCTTCGGTGTAG
- a CDS encoding fumarate hydratase C-terminal domain-containing protein, whose protein sequence is MRTLTTPISKEDVASLKVGDQVVLVGRILCGRDAVLPKIVKMFENNDPELKKLHLEGAVIFHTAVSRAGIGPTSSNKVEIEDSIPKLSEAGVAMHLGKGALKMSTVEAMKEHSSCFGVTPPTTALFSFKSTSQKVLAFPEEGMEALYEVEVTGLPVIIAAVNGETMFGQ, encoded by the coding sequence ATGCGTACGCTCACAACTCCCATCAGCAAGGAAGACGTGGCCTCCCTGAAGGTCGGCGATCAGGTGGTCCTGGTCGGACGCATCCTGTGCGGCCGCGACGCGGTCCTGCCCAAGATCGTCAAGATGTTCGAAAACAACGACCCGGAACTGAAGAAGCTGCACCTGGAAGGTGCCGTCATTTTTCATACGGCGGTCAGCCGTGCCGGCATCGGCCCCACCTCCAGCAACAAGGTGGAGATCGAAGACAGCATCCCCAAGCTTTCCGAAGCGGGCGTGGCCATGCATCTGGGCAAGGGCGCGCTGAAAATGAGCACTGTCGAAGCCATGAAGGAGCATTCCTCCTGCTTCGGCGTGACGCCCCCCACGACGGCGCTCTTCTCCTTCAAGTCCACCAGCCAGAAAGTGCTGGCCTTCCCGGAAGAAGGGATGGAGGCCCTCTATGAAGTCGAAGTGACCGGCCTGCCGGTCATCATTGCCGCCGTCAATGGCGAAACCATGTTCGGACAGTGA
- a CDS encoding cytochrome b/b6 domain-containing protein, translating to MNQPAKFIKSKLLSDILGENFSPVARMRLFSRGVQPNNRLSRYGLAAADKGCLACGNCIDACPVVREKERFQWQQNKRTSMALEAIVGDDCRRCYRCVRSCPQVSKDTKEYVFGFRRTEKFIHVLLAGSIFTLMATGIFLYHYRADIPTFDAGLLGWLHTLAGVLLMLVPILYWKMANGQFRRLLKNSWQWNREADKAWWEEFKAFLRHPVGKVLPHWREFNPYHKFWVCYLCVAIPLLAVTGIINFFSPTMPGEGGWAVFYAIHSLVALCTDLLIITHLYFKLLRFLIRTTADMYKSWKKTGTFHYPFIYDQKKSS from the coding sequence ATGAATCAGCCTGCAAAGTTCATCAAATCAAAGCTGTTGTCCGACATCCTGGGCGAAAATTTCAGCCCCGTGGCCAGGATGCGTCTTTTTTCACGGGGGGTGCAACCCAACAACCGCCTCTCCCGGTACGGTCTGGCCGCGGCCGACAAGGGCTGTCTGGCCTGCGGCAACTGCATCGACGCCTGTCCGGTGGTGCGGGAGAAGGAGCGTTTCCAGTGGCAGCAGAACAAGCGCACCTCCATGGCGCTGGAAGCCATCGTGGGTGACGACTGCCGCCGCTGCTACCGCTGCGTGCGCAGCTGCCCCCAGGTCAGCAAGGATACCAAGGAATACGTCTTCGGCTTCCGGCGCACGGAAAAGTTCATCCATGTGCTGCTGGCCGGCTCCATCTTCACCCTTATGGCCACGGGCATCTTCCTCTATCACTACCGGGCGGACATCCCGACCTTTGACGCGGGCCTGCTGGGCTGGCTGCATACCCTGGCCGGCGTGCTGCTGATGCTGGTGCCCATCCTGTACTGGAAGATGGCCAACGGGCAGTTCAGGCGGCTCCTGAAAAACTCCTGGCAGTGGAACAGGGAAGCCGACAAGGCCTGGTGGGAAGAGTTCAAGGCCTTCTTGCGCCACCCTGTGGGCAAGGTCCTGCCCCACTGGCGCGAATTCAACCCCTATCACAAGTTCTGGGTATGTTACCTTTGCGTGGCCATACCGCTGCTGGCCGTCACGGGCATCATCAACTTCTTCTCACCGACCATGCCCGGCGAAGGAGGATGGGCGGTATTCTACGCCATCCATTCCCTGGTCGCTCTCTGTACCGACCTGCTCATCATCACCCATCTTTACTTCAAGTTACTGCGCTTCCTGATCAGAACAACGGCCGACATGTACAAGAGCTGGAAGAAAACCGGCACATTCCACTACCCGTTCATATACGATCAGAAGAAGTCGTCGTAG
- a CDS encoding fumarate hydratase, whose translation MKITYDSLRQATEQCLVTAGSSYTPDRLAAYGRAIEAEQGANAKWFLQLLKENAEIAQREKLPLCDDTGIPHVIIRLGEHCELPAGWLAAIRAGVSDGLRSLPGRPMAVKGNDVQRVEQSLGLYAESEALEPAPFRIVPVPGDKVEIVVLMLGGGPEIRARTRRIFHKRSMEKVIGEVSQWLCEEAGVLGCTPLIAAVGIGRSQVEASAMMLEAMADGTLDVQNEWEKKITDAINNTNVGPLGLGGKCTAMGCFLKVGPIRASGVRIVCARPCCTMEPRVGKIVLG comes from the coding sequence ATGAAGATCACATATGACAGCCTGCGGCAAGCGACCGAGCAATGTCTGGTGACGGCCGGCAGCAGCTACACACCTGACAGACTGGCCGCCTATGGCCGCGCCATCGAGGCGGAACAGGGGGCCAATGCCAAATGGTTCCTGCAGCTGCTCAAGGAAAATGCCGAGATCGCCCAGCGGGAAAAGCTGCCCCTGTGCGACGACACGGGCATCCCCCACGTCATCATCCGCCTGGGCGAACACTGCGAGCTGCCCGCGGGCTGGCTGGCAGCCATCCGGGCCGGCGTGTCCGACGGCCTGCGCAGCCTGCCCGGCCGTCCCATGGCGGTGAAGGGCAACGACGTGCAGCGGGTGGAGCAGTCCCTGGGGCTGTATGCCGAATCCGAGGCCCTGGAGCCCGCGCCCTTCCGCATCGTGCCCGTGCCGGGCGACAAGGTGGAGATCGTGGTGCTGATGCTGGGCGGCGGCCCCGAGATCCGCGCCCGGACGCGGCGCATCTTCCACAAGCGCAGCATGGAAAAGGTCATCGGCGAAGTCTCCCAGTGGCTGTGTGAAGAAGCCGGCGTCCTGGGGTGTACGCCGCTGATCGCGGCCGTGGGCATCGGCCGTTCGCAGGTGGAAGCCTCGGCCATGATGCTGGAGGCCATGGCCGACGGCACGCTGGACGTCCAGAACGAGTGGGAAAAGAAAATCACCGACGCCATCAACAATACCAACGTGGGCCCGCTGGGCCTTGGCGGCAAATGTACGGCCATGGGCTGTTTCCTGAAGGTCGGCCCCATCCGGGCCAGCGGCGTGCGCATTGTCTGCGCCCGCCCCTGCTGCACCATGGAACCGCGCGTCGGCAAGATCGTACTGGGCTGA